In a genomic window of Paramicrobacterium chengjingii:
- a CDS encoding tripartite tricarboxylate transporter substrate binding protein gives MKSKTIAALISVGALAVGLTACSAGTGADASSWPQKGKAIELIVAYAPGGSVDTAARVVAPELEKELGTTVEVINKPGAGGQIGYTAVANAKPDGYTIGAVSAPSVVVTPLDESRGATWTRDSFLPLARQVFDPQVIAVKSDSKFEDLNSLIDYAKAHPGELSATTTGIQTGEQFAMLSVEKATGAKFNLVAFSEGAASAMTAFLGDHVDIYVGNVSDIVDNGNEDVKVIGVMDAERSESLPDAPTFKESGYDVEEGTARGYVAPAGLPDDVAKKLEDAFAKAIQNADVIKQMDKLGLPTAFLDAADYADYWKEQENTYKELLPEIKAGS, from the coding sequence ATGAAATCAAAGACGATTGCAGCGCTCATATCGGTCGGCGCACTCGCCGTCGGATTGACCGCGTGCAGCGCCGGCACAGGAGCCGACGCATCAAGCTGGCCGCAGAAGGGAAAAGCGATCGAGCTCATCGTGGCGTATGCGCCCGGAGGCTCAGTGGACACCGCAGCTCGCGTTGTCGCTCCTGAACTCGAGAAAGAGCTGGGTACCACGGTCGAGGTCATCAATAAGCCGGGTGCGGGCGGCCAGATCGGCTACACCGCAGTGGCCAATGCCAAGCCCGACGGCTACACCATCGGAGCGGTCAGCGCACCTTCCGTCGTCGTCACGCCCCTTGACGAGTCGCGCGGAGCGACCTGGACTCGCGATAGCTTTCTGCCACTCGCACGTCAGGTCTTCGACCCTCAAGTCATCGCGGTGAAGTCCGATAGCAAGTTTGAAGACCTCAACTCGCTGATTGACTACGCAAAGGCGCACCCTGGCGAGCTGTCTGCAACCACGACCGGCATTCAGACAGGAGAACAGTTCGCGATGCTGTCCGTCGAGAAGGCAACGGGTGCAAAGTTCAACCTTGTGGCGTTCTCTGAAGGGGCAGCGTCGGCCATGACGGCATTCTTGGGCGATCATGTTGACATCTACGTCGGCAATGTCTCCGACATTGTGGACAACGGCAACGAGGATGTGAAGGTGATCGGAGTGATGGATGCCGAGAGAAGCGAGTCGCTTCCAGACGCACCGACGTTCAAAGAGTCGGGCTACGACGTCGAAGAGGGCACGGCACGCGGATACGTTGCTCCCGCCGGCCTGCCTGACGATGTAGCCAAGAAGCTTGAGGATGCTTTCGCGAAGGCCATTCAGAACGCCGATGTCATCAAGCAGATGGACAAGCTCGGCCTCCCCACGGCGTTCCTCGACGCCGCTGACTATGCCGACTATTGGAAAGAACAGGAAAACACGTATAAAGAACTGCTCCCTGAGATCAAGGCCGGCTCTTAA
- a CDS encoding tripartite tricarboxylate transporter TctB family protein: MNSPTPERHAHDAEPSSATATDSEAPHGLIIGAQTVLLLLSALIAWNSLDLGLFVTLGPGAGFFPFFLSIGLFLLAFAWFIQTQRSWAKERQERTTRSLHTAAFDMVEDTSRSIADLAQQSDADAQETSREELEASRLARKHVINIILSLIVLAIVMVPLGYQIPMFLFLVYHLGFRARRRWYTVLLIALAGSIGVFHIFNDLLSVALPYSSFEFLNLIGL, encoded by the coding sequence GTGAACTCCCCGACCCCAGAGCGGCATGCGCACGATGCCGAGCCGTCGTCGGCCACGGCGACTGACTCCGAAGCACCGCACGGACTGATCATCGGCGCCCAAACCGTGCTTCTCCTCTTATCCGCCCTCATTGCATGGAACTCCCTCGATCTGGGGCTCTTCGTCACTCTCGGCCCTGGGGCGGGTTTCTTCCCGTTCTTCCTCAGCATCGGACTATTCCTCTTGGCGTTCGCGTGGTTCATTCAAACGCAGCGGTCATGGGCGAAAGAACGCCAGGAGCGCACCACACGATCTCTGCACACGGCCGCATTCGACATGGTCGAAGACACAAGTCGTTCGATCGCCGACCTGGCCCAGCAGTCAGATGCGGATGCACAGGAGACATCGAGAGAAGAACTCGAGGCGTCACGACTCGCCCGCAAACATGTCATCAACATCATCCTGAGTCTCATCGTCTTGGCAATCGTCATGGTTCCTCTCGGCTATCAGATTCCGATGTTCCTCTTCCTCGTCTATCACCTGGGGTTTCGCGCACGTCGCCGCTGGTACACGGTGCTCCTGATCGCTCTGGCCGGCAGCATCGGCGTCTTCCACATATTCAATGACTTGCTGTCGGTCGCGCTGCCCTATTCAAGCTTTGAATTCCTCAACCTGATCGGACTGTGA
- a CDS encoding methyltransferase, whose protein sequence is MSELRQPTPPSDTHASSQTLQRLRALPVAVVGDVMDRLGIMNSAIGPVWGGARLAGRAVTVWTRAGDNKTIHEALPLVKRDDVIVVNGEGDVSRALIGELIGRRAQVAGAAGFVIDGAVRDATGLEELGVPTFARAVTPAGPYKFGPGRINVPVAVGGVVVQPGDYVSGDEDGVVVISPNQIDDVLDAAEAKARREIDILESIGRDAPPSSEPAHQNS, encoded by the coding sequence ATGAGCGAGCTCCGGCAGCCGACTCCGCCGTCAGACACGCACGCGTCGAGCCAAACACTGCAACGCCTCCGTGCACTTCCCGTGGCCGTCGTCGGTGACGTGATGGATCGACTCGGAATCATGAACTCGGCAATTGGACCGGTGTGGGGTGGCGCTCGCCTCGCAGGTCGCGCGGTGACTGTCTGGACGCGCGCTGGCGATAACAAGACGATCCACGAGGCTTTACCCCTGGTGAAGCGCGACGATGTCATTGTGGTCAACGGGGAGGGAGATGTCTCCCGAGCCTTGATTGGGGAACTGATCGGGCGTCGCGCACAGGTGGCGGGTGCCGCCGGTTTCGTCATCGACGGTGCCGTGCGTGACGCGACCGGTCTCGAGGAGCTTGGAGTTCCCACGTTCGCTCGTGCCGTCACCCCTGCGGGACCGTACAAGTTCGGTCCAGGCCGCATCAATGTTCCGGTCGCCGTCGGAGGCGTCGTCGTCCAACCGGGCGACTACGTATCTGGCGACGAAGACGGCGTCGTCGTTATCTCGCCGAACCAGATCGACGATGTTCTCGATGCCGCTGAAGCGAAGGCTCGGAGGGAGATTGACATACTGGAGTCCATCGGCAGAGATGCCCCTCCCTCGTCTGAGCCGGCGCATCAGAACTCGTAG
- a CDS encoding tripartite tricarboxylate transporter permease → MDVLNQLLGGFASALTPENLLFALIGCILGTLVGVLPGVGPVAGTAILIPLTLSMNPTSAIIMLGAIFYGSQYGGTITSVLLNTPGEAASAITAIDGFQMTKKGRAGVALGIAAIGSFVGGIVATAGLVIAAKPLGSLGLKVGPPEFFGLMVLGISLLVALAGRSMVKALISGILGLLIALVGIDPVVGMPRFTFGNEHLLDGVSFVAVIVGIFGLSEILVSVTPEGSTRALKGGLRAMLPNKTDMRRAAPAIGRGSIIGFLTGLVPGLTGTVTSLLSYGAETKFSKHRKELGTGAIEGVAGPETANNAHANSALIPLFTLGIPASPTIAVLMGAFLQQGLTPGPSLFTEHAEIAWAIIASLFIGNLICLILNVPLISVWTSILKIPHPILLAVIMIFLVVGSYTINYSVFDVFVMIFFGIVGLVFRRLDVPMAPLVLTLVLGPLMERSLRESLEISQGAFSIFATRPFALIFILIGVAIMLTPLLKLRKPAALTADVEV, encoded by the coding sequence GTGGACGTCTTAAACCAGCTGCTCGGCGGGTTCGCGAGTGCGCTCACGCCCGAGAATCTGCTCTTCGCCCTCATCGGCTGCATCCTGGGAACTTTGGTGGGAGTTCTTCCGGGAGTAGGCCCCGTTGCGGGAACGGCAATACTGATCCCGCTGACGCTGAGCATGAACCCAACGAGCGCAATCATCATGCTCGGTGCGATCTTCTATGGCAGCCAGTACGGCGGAACCATTACAAGCGTCCTTCTGAATACTCCGGGAGAAGCTGCGTCGGCGATCACCGCGATCGACGGTTTCCAGATGACAAAGAAAGGGCGTGCCGGCGTCGCACTCGGCATCGCCGCCATCGGCTCATTCGTCGGAGGCATCGTCGCCACAGCAGGACTTGTCATTGCCGCAAAACCACTGGGGTCGCTCGGTCTCAAAGTCGGTCCTCCAGAATTCTTCGGGCTCATGGTGCTGGGAATATCGCTGCTCGTCGCACTCGCGGGCCGGTCGATGGTCAAGGCGCTGATCTCGGGAATCCTCGGCCTCTTGATCGCACTCGTGGGCATCGACCCCGTCGTCGGCATGCCACGCTTCACGTTCGGCAACGAGCATTTGCTCGACGGAGTCAGCTTCGTCGCCGTCATCGTCGGCATCTTCGGGCTCAGCGAGATTCTCGTGAGTGTCACCCCGGAAGGGTCAACTCGCGCACTCAAGGGCGGCCTTCGTGCGATGCTTCCGAACAAGACCGACATGCGTCGGGCAGCTCCGGCAATCGGCCGTGGCTCGATCATCGGTTTTCTTACTGGACTGGTTCCGGGACTCACCGGAACCGTGACCTCACTCCTCTCCTACGGGGCAGAGACCAAGTTCTCCAAGCACCGCAAAGAGCTCGGCACGGGTGCTATCGAAGGCGTCGCGGGCCCAGAGACGGCGAACAACGCACACGCGAACTCGGCGCTGATACCCCTGTTCACGCTTGGCATTCCCGCCTCTCCGACGATCGCCGTTCTGATGGGTGCCTTCCTGCAACAAGGGCTCACACCTGGTCCATCGTTGTTCACGGAGCACGCAGAAATTGCCTGGGCGATCATCGCGAGCCTCTTCATCGGCAACCTCATCTGCCTGATCTTGAACGTGCCGCTGATCTCCGTATGGACGTCAATTCTGAAGATTCCGCACCCCATCCTCTTGGCGGTCATCATGATCTTCCTCGTGGTGGGTTCGTACACCATTAACTACAGCGTGTTCGACGTCTTCGTGATGATCTTCTTCGGCATCGTCGGGCTGGTCTTCCGCAGGCTCGATGTCCCCATGGCGCCCCTTGTGCTCACGTTGGTTCTCGGGCCGCTCATGGAGCGCTCGCTTCGCGAATCGTTGGAGATCTCACAGGGCGCGTTCTCCATCTTCGCAACGCGTCCGTTTGCGCTGATCTTCATCCTCATCGGAGTCGCCATCATGCTCACGCCACTGCTCAAACTTCGTAAGCCGGCGGCACTCACGGCTGACGTCGAAGTCTGA